From the Natrarchaeobaculum aegyptiacum genome, one window contains:
- a CDS encoding ABC transporter permease encodes MSNDLSNFLVRRFVGFAVMLYVLLTVIFVLFRIMPGDPTAMLVTGRFTEEARQAQIENFGLHRPLHEQYVIFISNALQGDFGMSFFYREPVADVIFPALINTMLVMVPALTLVMIFAYVWGSFVGWNKDTAIDRWGTYIPVSIRAIPHFVMGLLLLIVFSYTLGWFPTGGMTPIGESQMSYVEMVTSRTFFHYAALPFLTALLQYAADPMLLMRNNIISEREKDYIELHRLKGLTEDQIRNHAARNSMLPLLTWLTPMVGIAFGGQILIEVVFSWPGIGRELVLAANRQDMPVAQAAFFMIAVVVLLTNLLVDLAYGYFDPRISYGKQ; translated from the coding sequence ATGTCTAACGATTTATCCAACTTCCTCGTCCGACGGTTCGTCGGGTTCGCGGTGATGCTCTACGTCCTGTTGACGGTCATTTTCGTGCTGTTCCGGATCATGCCCGGGGATCCAACCGCGATGCTCGTCACCGGTCGGTTCACCGAGGAAGCGAGGCAAGCACAGATCGAGAACTTCGGGTTGCACCGGCCACTGCACGAGCAGTACGTGATCTTCATCTCGAACGCCCTGCAGGGCGACTTCGGGATGTCGTTTTTCTACAGAGAGCCGGTCGCAGACGTGATCTTTCCGGCGCTGATCAACACGATGCTGGTCATGGTTCCAGCGCTGACGCTCGTGATGATCTTCGCGTACGTCTGGGGCTCGTTCGTGGGCTGGAACAAGGACACGGCGATCGACCGCTGGGGGACCTACATCCCGGTGTCGATCCGAGCAATCCCACACTTCGTCATGGGACTGTTGCTGTTGATCGTGTTCTCGTACACGTTGGGCTGGTTCCCGACGGGCGGGATGACACCCATCGGTGAGAGCCAGATGAGTTACGTCGAGATGGTAACCTCACGGACGTTCTTCCACTACGCCGCGTTACCGTTCCTGACGGCCTTGCTCCAGTACGCGGCCGACCCGATGCTGTTGATGCGCAACAACATCATCTCCGAGCGAGAGAAAGATTACATCGAACTGCACCGACTCAAGGGACTGACCGAAGACCAGATCCGAAACCACGCCGCGCGAAACAGTATGCTTCCACTATTGACCTGGCTGACCCCGATGGTCGGGATTGCATTCGGCGGACAGATCCTCATCGAGGTCGTCTTCTCGTGGCCGGGCATCGGGCGCGAACTCGTCCTCGCGGCGAACCGTCAGGACATGCCCGTCGCACAGGCAGCGTTCTTCATGATCGCCGTCGTGGTCCTCCTGACGAATCTCCTCGTTGACCTGGCCTACGGCTACTTCGATCCGCGGATAAGCTACGGGAAACAATGA
- a CDS encoding ABC transporter permease, protein MISERHVTKLTNVRRSVSTFVAPVFQDRWGKIAFAVIAIYAVIGLVGPYLPIAPPLEPLMHPDGGYAQLDSPSWAFPLGTTYVGYSVLSQTIYAFRTSLFVGVLAAVLVLTVGVNIGLISGYYGGKVDSALMGLTDLAYGLPFYPFAIILVAIFGSSTLTIALVIALVFWRSIARITRSETLTLKEREFIKSSKAVGTSNLRIMYYHILPNLLPLILIYFVFAVTWGILLEASLSFIGLGDPNTVSWGLMLHEAFEAGELANAWWWVLPPSFCLWLFIWSLYVVARKLEDNATVSAKGGA, encoded by the coding sequence ATGATCAGTGAACGACACGTTACGAAACTCACCAACGTCCGTCGATCGGTCTCGACGTTCGTCGCGCCGGTCTTCCAGGATCGCTGGGGAAAGATCGCCTTCGCCGTCATCGCGATCTACGCGGTAATCGGCCTCGTCGGCCCGTACCTCCCCATCGCACCGCCGCTCGAGCCGTTGATGCACCCCGACGGCGGCTACGCACAACTCGATTCGCCGAGCTGGGCGTTCCCGCTGGGGACGACCTACGTCGGTTACAGCGTCCTGAGTCAGACGATTTACGCGTTCCGAACGTCGCTGTTCGTCGGCGTGCTCGCGGCCGTGCTGGTGCTCACCGTCGGCGTGAACATCGGCCTCATTTCGGGCTACTACGGCGGGAAAGTCGACAGCGCGCTCATGGGGCTGACCGACCTCGCCTACGGCCTGCCGTTCTACCCGTTCGCGATCATCCTCGTCGCCATCTTCGGCTCGAGCACGCTCACTATCGCGCTCGTGATCGCACTCGTCTTCTGGCGATCGATCGCGCGGATCACTCGCTCGGAGACGCTCACACTCAAAGAGCGCGAGTTCATCAAGAGCTCGAAAGCCGTCGGCACGTCGAACCTCAGGATCATGTACTACCACATCTTGCCGAACCTGCTGCCGCTGATCCTGATCTACTTCGTCTTCGCCGTCACGTGGGGCATCCTGCTCGAGGCCAGCCTGAGTTTCATCGGCCTCGGTGACCCCAATACGGTCAGCTGGGGCCTGATGCTTCACGAAGCGTTCGAGGCCGGTGAACTCGCGAACGCCTGGTGGTGGGTGCTCCCACCGAGCTTCTGTCTCTGGCTGTTCATCTGGAGCCTCTACGTGGTCGCCCGCAAGCTCGAGGACAACGCGACGGTCTCGGCAAAAGGCGGCGCGTAG
- a CDS encoding mandelate racemase/muconate lactonizing enzyme family protein — MRVERVTPIPISVPVEQALKTSKSADGDDEYHRILIVLETDTGVTGYGEIAPMAHWPRGLTQSACLDLLEDVLVPAVDETRVHRIPRLVEDLSSRLADEPFPLYGLEVALHDALARERELPMYEHLGGPVGGDPELECHYTVSIDEPSRVAEEARTAAADGYEAFKVKVGGDDFAAERENVRTIRETVPDARIRVDVNGAWSPDEAIRKIRRLDDDAGGLAFVEQPVSRDVVDGHARVRDRVPVPILADEACFSASDVARLATRGSADIVNLKLAKTGGFTGAKAAATVAAAHGVSCFVGGMLELGIGQAASAHFAVSTPEVAYPTGIFNVDVGDSLLANDDEWRIADATCTVPSSPGLGVELDSEALERCRTD, encoded by the coding sequence ATGCGTGTCGAACGAGTGACACCCATTCCGATCTCGGTCCCAGTCGAACAGGCGCTCAAAACCAGCAAATCGGCCGACGGCGACGACGAGTACCACCGCATCCTGATCGTCCTCGAGACGGACACCGGGGTCACGGGCTACGGGGAAATCGCACCCATGGCCCACTGGCCGCGGGGGCTGACACAATCAGCGTGTCTGGACCTCCTCGAGGACGTCCTCGTCCCGGCAGTAGATGAAACGCGAGTTCATCGCATTCCCCGACTCGTCGAGGACCTCTCGAGTCGGCTCGCAGACGAGCCGTTCCCACTGTACGGCCTCGAGGTCGCGTTACACGACGCGCTGGCGCGCGAGCGAGAGTTGCCGATGTACGAGCACCTCGGTGGGCCTGTCGGGGGAGACCCGGAACTCGAGTGTCATTACACGGTGAGCATCGACGAGCCATCTCGCGTCGCCGAGGAAGCCAGGACCGCCGCGGCCGACGGCTACGAGGCGTTCAAGGTGAAAGTCGGCGGTGACGACTTCGCGGCCGAACGGGAAAACGTGCGAACGATCCGCGAAACAGTGCCCGACGCTCGAATCCGGGTCGACGTCAACGGCGCGTGGAGCCCCGACGAGGCGATTCGAAAGATCCGCAGGCTGGACGACGACGCCGGCGGACTCGCGTTCGTCGAGCAACCGGTCTCCCGCGACGTCGTCGACGGTCACGCCCGCGTGCGCGACCGTGTTCCGGTGCCGATCCTCGCCGACGAGGCCTGTTTTTCGGCGAGCGACGTCGCCAGGCTGGCGACCCGGGGAAGCGCCGATATCGTCAACCTCAAACTCGCAAAGACCGGTGGGTTTACCGGTGCGAAGGCGGCCGCAACCGTCGCCGCGGCCCACGGCGTGAGCTGTTTCGTGGGTGGGATGCTCGAACTCGGAATCGGTCAGGCGGCGAGTGCCCACTTCGCGGTTTCGACCCCCGAGGTCGCGTATCCGACGGGAATCTTCAACGTCGACGTCGGTGACTCGCTGCTCGCGAACGACGACGAGTGGCGGATAGCAGACGCGACCTGCACCGTTCCATCGTCGCCCGGGCTCGGCGTCGAACTCGATTCAGAGGCGCTCGAGCGCTGTCGGACGGATTGA
- a CDS encoding ATP-binding protein, whose translation MNIEEHATDDRAESTNRTTRYPFAAIVEQESLKTALILNAINPDVGGVLVRGERGTAKSTTVRALAEVLPDRTVVADCPYGCPPTSPDRMCPDCTERYESGETLPTKTEPMRVVDLPLNATADRLVGTLDVERAVTDGIRQFDPGILAEANRNVLYVDEVNLLDDHLVDVLLDAAAMGENVVEREGVSVRHPAEFMLVGTMNPEEGSLRPQLLDRFGLVVDVAGIDDVDQRVEISRRRAAFDADPEIFRAEYADQQRELTQRIVAARERLPDVTVPEPVEKAIAAINVHLEVDGHRGDNTLRRAARALAAYRDEPVVSIDHVEDVAPLVLTHRLTKLPFEDTEMDVESAVERAKREYVDD comes from the coding sequence ATGAACATCGAGGAACACGCGACCGACGACCGAGCTGAATCGACGAATCGAACGACCAGGTACCCGTTCGCAGCGATCGTCGAGCAAGAATCGCTGAAGACGGCCCTGATTCTCAACGCCATCAATCCCGACGTCGGCGGGGTTCTCGTTCGTGGCGAACGAGGAACCGCCAAGTCGACGACCGTCCGCGCGCTCGCCGAGGTGTTGCCGGATCGGACGGTCGTCGCGGACTGTCCGTACGGCTGTCCGCCGACCAGCCCGGACCGCATGTGCCCGGACTGCACCGAGCGCTACGAGAGCGGCGAGACGCTTCCGACGAAGACGGAGCCCATGCGCGTGGTGGACCTGCCGCTGAACGCCACCGCCGACCGCCTCGTCGGGACGCTAGACGTCGAACGAGCCGTCACCGACGGCATCCGCCAGTTCGACCCCGGCATCCTCGCCGAGGCCAACCGCAACGTCCTCTACGTCGACGAGGTCAACCTGCTGGACGACCACCTCGTCGACGTCCTCCTCGACGCCGCCGCCATGGGCGAAAACGTCGTCGAGCGCGAGGGCGTCTCCGTCCGCCATCCCGCCGAGTTCATGCTCGTCGGCACCATGAATCCCGAGGAAGGATCCCTGCGGCCACAGCTGCTCGACCGCTTCGGCCTCGTCGTCGACGTCGCCGGCATCGACGACGTCGACCAGCGCGTCGAGATCAGCCGTCGCCGGGCCGCCTTCGACGCCGACCCGGAGATCTTCCGCGCCGAGTACGCGGACCAGCAACGCGAGCTCACCCAGCGCATCGTCGCCGCGCGCGAACGACTGCCCGACGTCACCGTTCCCGAACCCGTCGAGAAGGCCATCGCGGCGATCAACGTCCACCTCGAGGTCGACGGCCATCGCGGGGACAACACCCTTCGCCGGGCGGCGCGGGCGCTCGCCGCGTACCGGGACGAACCAGTCGTATCGATCGACCACGTCGAGGACGTCGCCCCGCTCGTGCTCACCCACCGCCTGACGAAACTGCCGTTCGAGGACACCGAGATGGACGTCGAGTCGGCGGTCGAACGGGCGAAACGCGAGTACGTCGACGACTGA
- a CDS encoding ATP-binding protein encodes MTGPFPFAAMVGQDELKRALTVNAVAPDIGGVLLYGEKGTGKSTAVRAFSEVLPEQAVVTDCPFGCDPSSATDLCDRCRSRQKCGEQLQTETRAVRVVDLPLNATADRLVGTLDVERAVTDGIRQFDPGILAEANRNVLYVDEVNLLDDHLVDVLLDAAAMGENVVEREGVSVRHPAEFMLVGTMNPEEGSLRPQLLDRFGLVVDVAGIDDVDQRVEISRRRAAFDADPETVRAEYADQQRELTQRIVAARERLPDVTVPQPIEDDISNAAVDGNVAGLRGDITVRKTARAIAALEGEETVTTAHCEEAMSLALPHRMQSVEETGGSTSATMTLPEEVTREADDGQSDSEEGTDGQVPNNSGRSELIVEDGEVYPIDDTAFTLEKDRELRDRYARRVPSDVRRRSGRYVRAQDDETVDDIAVDATVRAAALNQEYREANEDRSIVVEPEDLRQKLREGTTEALVVLVVDSSGSVMNGPQMRETKRAVLSLLEDAYRTRDKVAVISFRGKDASVEVAPTYNVRRARRRVSRLRVGGNTPLSHGLVDAYRLIERERRGNDDLYPVVLVLSDGKVNVPYENGADPEQEAVQFASLFDEEDVSAVYLDTGFALNDAKYSLWSDSAARDAKREEYEWNRTLADAMDAEYVPLIDLPDGNFIQP; translated from the coding sequence ATGACAGGACCGTTTCCATTTGCGGCGATGGTCGGCCAGGACGAGCTGAAACGTGCGCTTACGGTGAACGCTGTCGCCCCCGATATCGGCGGTGTGTTACTCTACGGCGAGAAAGGGACCGGCAAATCGACCGCCGTACGGGCGTTTTCGGAGGTCCTTCCGGAGCAGGCGGTCGTCACCGACTGTCCGTTCGGCTGTGACCCGTCGTCAGCCACCGACCTGTGTGATCGATGCCGAAGCCGCCAGAAGTGCGGCGAGCAACTGCAGACGGAGACTCGAGCGGTCCGCGTGGTGGACCTGCCGCTGAACGCCACCGCCGACCGCCTCGTCGGGACGCTAGACGTCGAACGAGCCGTCACCGACGGCATCCGCCAGTTCGACCCCGGCATCCTCGCCGAGGCCAACCGCAACGTCCTCTACGTCGACGAGGTCAACCTGCTGGACGACCACCTCGTCGACGTCCTCCTCGACGCCGCCGCCATGGGCGAAAACGTCGTCGAGCGCGAGGGCGTCTCCGTCCGCCATCCCGCCGAATTCATGCTCGTCGGCACCATGAATCCCGAGGAAGGATCCCTGCGGCCACAGCTGCTCGACCGCTTCGGCCTCGTCGTCGACGTCGCCGGCATCGACGACGTCGACCAGCGCGTCGAGATTAGCCGCCGTCGGGCCGCCTTCGACGCCGACCCGGAGACCGTCCGCGCCGAGTACGCGGACCAGCAACGCGAGCTCACCCAGCGCATCGTCGCCGCGCGCGAACGACTGCCCGACGTCACCGTTCCCCAGCCCATCGAAGACGACATTTCGAACGCGGCAGTCGACGGCAACGTCGCCGGGCTCCGCGGCGACATCACCGTCCGCAAGACGGCGCGTGCGATCGCCGCCCTCGAGGGTGAGGAAACGGTGACGACAGCCCACTGTGAGGAGGCGATGTCCCTCGCGTTGCCCCACCGGATGCAGTCCGTCGAGGAGACGGGTGGAAGTACCAGCGCGACGATGACCCTGCCGGAGGAGGTCACCCGCGAGGCCGACGACGGACAGTCCGATTCCGAGGAGGGAACCGACGGACAGGTCCCGAACAACAGCGGGCGGAGCGAACTCATCGTCGAGGACGGTGAAGTCTACCCGATCGACGACACGGCCTTCACGCTCGAGAAGGACCGCGAACTCCGGGATCGGTACGCGAGGCGAGTCCCGTCGGACGTCCGCCGGCGCAGTGGACGGTACGTTCGCGCACAGGACGACGAGACGGTCGACGATATTGCAGTCGACGCCACCGTTCGTGCGGCCGCGCTCAACCAGGAGTACCGAGAAGCGAACGAGGACCGGTCGATCGTCGTCGAGCCCGAAGACCTGCGTCAGAAGCTCCGCGAGGGGACGACCGAGGCACTCGTCGTCCTCGTCGTCGACTCGAGCGGAAGCGTGATGAACGGCCCGCAGATGCGCGAGACCAAACGCGCCGTGCTCTCGCTGCTCGAGGACGCCTATCGAACGCGGGACAAGGTTGCGGTGATCTCGTTCCGTGGGAAGGACGCGTCGGTCGAGGTAGCGCCGACGTACAACGTTCGACGGGCGCGCCGGCGCGTCTCACGGCTCCGGGTCGGTGGCAATACGCCGCTCTCTCACGGACTCGTCGACGCCTACCGATTGATCGAGCGCGAACGACGCGGCAACGACGACCTGTACCCGGTCGTGCTCGTGCTGAGCGACGGGAAGGTGAACGTTCCCTACGAGAACGGGGCAGATCCCGAACAGGAGGCGGTACAGTTCGCCTCGCTGTTCGACGAAGAAGACGTGTCAGCGGTCTACCTCGACACCGGATTCGCGTTGAACGACGCGAAGTACTCCCTCTGGAGTGACAGTGCCGCCAGAGACGCCAAACGCGAGGAGTACGAGTGGAACCGGACGCTGGCCGACGCCATGGACGCCGAGTACGTCCCCCTGATCGACCTCCCAGACGGAAACTTCATCCAGCCATGA
- a CDS encoding IclR family transcriptional regulator, which translates to MDRDHRPGIKSTQTVFAILDVISETEGCRLTDIANELEMSKSTVHDHLASLRDGGFVNRSGDEYTLGLKLFDYGIQARNQWDIFDAAEPKIEELAASVGERTWCFVEYDHRLVYLCGAAAATQVKTPHRLGRHAYLHHLAGGKAMLAHFPEEYVREIIDEHGLPPVTENTITDEDELFEELEEIRRTGIAYNDEEAMIGLRAIGTVIKSVDDEVYGSIALSGPANRFSEDRIEAELREPLLGTANEIELNLRNF; encoded by the coding sequence ATGGACCGAGACCACCGCCCGGGGATCAAGTCGACCCAGACGGTCTTCGCTATCCTCGACGTAATCAGCGAGACCGAAGGATGCAGGCTCACCGACATCGCGAACGAACTCGAAATGTCGAAGAGTACGGTTCACGACCACCTCGCCTCGCTCCGCGACGGCGGGTTCGTCAACCGGTCCGGCGACGAATACACGCTCGGATTGAAACTGTTCGACTACGGTATCCAGGCGCGAAACCAGTGGGACATCTTCGATGCGGCAGAACCCAAGATCGAGGAACTCGCGGCGAGCGTCGGCGAGCGTACGTGGTGTTTCGTCGAGTACGACCACCGGCTGGTCTACCTCTGTGGCGCTGCTGCGGCCACCCAGGTGAAGACGCCCCATCGGCTCGGCCGACACGCGTACCTTCATCACCTCGCCGGCGGAAAGGCGATGCTGGCGCACTTCCCCGAAGAGTACGTTCGTGAGATCATCGACGAGCACGGGCTGCCCCCGGTCACGGAGAACACGATCACGGACGAAGACGAGTTGTTCGAGGAACTCGAGGAGATTCGTCGAACGGGGATCGCGTACAACGACGAGGAGGCGATGATCGGGTTGCGCGCGATCGGAACGGTGATCAAGAGCGTCGACGACGAGGTTTACGGATCGATCGCGCTGTCCGGACCCGCCAACCGGTTTTCCGAGGACCGCATCGAGGCGGAACTCCGGGAACCGTTGCTCGGGACGGCGAACGAGATCGAACTCAACCTGCGGAACTTCTAA
- a CDS encoding MFS transporter codes for MSAGHLLSHFYLLTLPPLFPLLVADFDATNAQLGLMVSMIYLATFVFQIPAGEFVDRIGAKRVFVIGVVLSALGTMLIGLATSYLFLLAFAFVAGIGQAAFHPADYALLDAVTADDEEGKSFGVHTFAGFVGFAAAPPIVGTLGLLYGWQTALVIVGAAGLAFGLFAQFAMGPVYLQQVAAADDPGSTVDSSGSVSDDRGYDLEADGSGESEGRFGSLTLLRQPAVLGMFVFFVVVTISDIGIQAFTAIFLVEGFGYEETIGNTTLTLFLAATAIGVLVGGWLADRFDFFIVIVCSLLATSVVFGLTVTPLVDRGPTAAMAIWSTAGFVFGLALPSRDRAINALSDAGDTGKSFGIVYTGLPLGGFVGPVVIGLAIDYVGLFSGFAVNAICFAIAAVIVYVVRST; via the coding sequence GTGAGTGCAGGACACCTGCTCTCGCACTTTTACCTGTTGACGCTTCCACCGCTGTTCCCGCTTCTCGTAGCGGACTTCGACGCGACCAACGCCCAGCTCGGGTTGATGGTCTCGATGATCTACCTCGCGACGTTCGTGTTTCAAATTCCAGCCGGTGAATTCGTCGATAGGATCGGTGCGAAACGTGTCTTCGTCATCGGCGTCGTCCTGTCTGCGCTCGGCACGATGCTCATCGGACTGGCGACGTCGTACCTGTTCCTGCTCGCGTTCGCGTTCGTCGCTGGAATCGGTCAGGCAGCGTTTCACCCTGCAGATTACGCCCTGCTCGACGCCGTCACTGCAGACGACGAGGAGGGGAAGAGCTTCGGCGTACACACCTTCGCCGGGTTCGTCGGCTTTGCGGCTGCCCCACCGATCGTCGGCACGCTCGGTCTCCTGTACGGGTGGCAAACCGCACTCGTTATCGTCGGTGCGGCAGGACTTGCCTTCGGCCTCTTCGCCCAGTTCGCGATGGGTCCGGTGTACCTCCAGCAGGTCGCTGCCGCCGACGATCCAGGGTCGACCGTCGATTCCAGTGGCAGTGTGAGCGACGACCGTGGGTACGACCTCGAGGCGGATGGGTCGGGCGAGAGCGAGGGACGATTCGGAAGTCTCACACTGCTGAGACAGCCCGCAGTTCTCGGGATGTTCGTCTTCTTCGTCGTGGTCACGATCTCGGACATCGGCATCCAGGCGTTCACGGCGATCTTCCTCGTCGAGGGCTTCGGGTACGAGGAGACGATCGGCAATACGACGCTAACGTTGTTCCTCGCCGCGACGGCGATCGGCGTACTGGTCGGTGGCTGGCTCGCCGACCGGTTCGACTTCTTCATCGTGATCGTCTGCAGCCTGCTGGCAACGAGCGTCGTGTTCGGGCTGACCGTCACGCCGCTGGTCGACCGGGGGCCTACCGCTGCGATGGCGATCTGGTCGACGGCCGGGTTCGTCTTCGGCCTGGCCCTGCCGTCTCGCGATCGGGCGATCAACGCGCTCAGCGACGCCGGTGATACGGGCAAGAGTTTCGGGATCGTCTACACCGGACTCCCGCTCGGCGGGTTCGTCGGCCCGGTGGTCATCGGACTCGCTATCGACTACGTCGGTCTGTTCAGCGGGTTCGCGGTCAACGCGATTTGCTTCGCGATCGCCGCCGTCATCGTTTACGTGGTGCGATCGACGTAG
- a CDS encoding TAXI family TRAP transporter solute-binding subunit — MNRRSYLAGIGGTGLALVAGCVGGENRADQSITVAGGDQGSGVHGAATAIEGVASEELADVTLTVQQTSGTQENQVLLSQGQADVGLTTAFDYELAQNEEGYYADNPLENNPSQGFDVILAHIYMLAREGTGIETYDDLIDQNVWAYQSGSSFRIVVESALEEIGLWDEISVTDMPPDDVAGGLEEGRIDAVAAAGASYQSLVGWSSEVDARVDMQLVDWDDDVADGIDAAIPGRHELVEPYGWENQNFDMSEVVSIPVHNHVYFTEAVSNDVAYDLTMLAHENAEQLLDSFPGLLDLSEADLLTGGILPEYPIHPGVADAYEELGVWDDDWTTA; from the coding sequence ATGAACCGGAGAAGCTATCTTGCCGGGATAGGAGGCACTGGACTCGCGCTCGTGGCAGGTTGCGTCGGCGGCGAAAACAGGGCCGACCAGAGCATCACCGTCGCTGGCGGCGACCAGGGGAGCGGCGTCCACGGCGCAGCGACGGCAATCGAAGGGGTCGCCTCGGAGGAACTCGCAGATGTGACCCTGACCGTCCAGCAGACGTCCGGGACGCAGGAAAACCAGGTGCTACTTTCTCAAGGGCAGGCGGACGTCGGTCTGACGACCGCGTTCGACTACGAACTCGCTCAGAACGAGGAGGGATACTACGCCGACAACCCGCTCGAGAACAACCCGTCGCAGGGGTTCGACGTCATCCTCGCACACATCTACATGCTCGCCCGCGAGGGAACCGGCATCGAAACCTACGACGATCTGATCGATCAGAACGTCTGGGCCTATCAGAGTGGCTCGTCGTTCCGGATCGTCGTCGAATCGGCACTCGAGGAGATCGGTCTCTGGGACGAGATCTCCGTCACTGACATGCCACCGGACGACGTGGCAGGCGGACTCGAGGAGGGTCGAATCGACGCCGTCGCTGCTGCGGGCGCGAGTTACCAGTCGCTCGTTGGCTGGTCCTCGGAAGTGGACGCGCGGGTCGATATGCAACTCGTCGACTGGGACGACGACGTGGCCGACGGGATCGATGCTGCGATTCCGGGACGCCACGAACTGGTCGAGCCCTACGGCTGGGAAAATCAGAATTTCGATATGAGTGAGGTAGTATCAATTCCAGTTCATAACCACGTCTACTTCACCGAGGCCGTTTCGAACGACGTCGCATACGACCTGACGATGCTCGCCCACGAGAACGCCGAGCAGTTGCTGGATTCGTTCCCTGGACTGCTCGACCTCTCCGAGGCGGACCTGCTCACTGGCGGCATCCTCCCGGAGTATCCGATTCATCCGGGCGTCGCAGACGCGTACGAGGAATTAGGTGTCTGGGACGACGACTGGACGACCGCCTAA